A portion of the Longimicrobium sp. genome contains these proteins:
- a CDS encoding pyridoxal-phosphate dependent enzyme, producing MPAGVRELSAPTLDEVRDAARRLRGVALRTPLVRLHLPAGAPEVWLKLENLQPIGSFKLRGAANVMLSAPRDLLRRGVYTASAGNMAQGVAWLAREFGVPCTVVVPDHAPQTKLAAVERLGGRMVKVPFDRWWQVLVEHEYPGIEGVFVHPVSDRAVMAGNGTVALEILEDLPDADAVLVPYGGGGLSVGIAAAARALRPEAKVYACEVETAAPLRASLAEGRAAACEYVASFVDGIGGKSVLAEIWPLASTLLAGALAVSLEEVAAAIRLLVERTHVVAEGAGAASVAAALKGAADARRVVCVVSGGNIDPAKLARILVGELP from the coding sequence ATGCCGGCAGGGGTCCGCGAACTCTCCGCCCCCACCCTCGACGAGGTGCGCGACGCGGCGCGGCGGCTGCGAGGGGTGGCGCTGCGCACGCCGCTGGTGCGGCTCCACCTCCCGGCCGGCGCCCCCGAGGTGTGGCTGAAGCTCGAGAACCTGCAGCCGATCGGCTCGTTCAAGCTGCGCGGCGCCGCCAACGTGATGCTCAGCGCGCCGCGCGACCTGCTGCGGCGCGGCGTCTACACCGCCAGCGCCGGCAACATGGCGCAGGGCGTGGCATGGCTGGCGCGCGAGTTCGGCGTGCCCTGCACGGTGGTGGTTCCCGATCACGCCCCGCAGACCAAGCTGGCGGCCGTCGAGCGCCTCGGCGGCCGCATGGTGAAGGTCCCGTTCGACCGCTGGTGGCAGGTGCTGGTGGAGCACGAGTACCCCGGGATCGAGGGGGTCTTCGTGCACCCGGTGTCGGACCGGGCGGTGATGGCTGGCAACGGCACCGTCGCGCTCGAGATCCTCGAGGACCTGCCGGACGCCGACGCGGTCCTGGTCCCCTACGGCGGAGGCGGGCTGTCGGTGGGGATCGCGGCGGCTGCCCGCGCGCTGCGGCCCGAGGCGAAGGTGTACGCCTGCGAGGTGGAGACGGCCGCGCCGCTGCGCGCCTCGCTGGCGGAGGGGCGGGCGGCGGCGTGCGAGTACGTCGCCAGCTTCGTGGACGGCATCGGGGGGAAGAGCGTGCTCGCCGAGATCTGGCCGCTGGCGAGCACGCTGCTGGCGGGTGCGCTGGCCGTCTCGCTCGAAGAGGTCGCGGCCGCGATCCGGCTGCTGGTCGAGCGGACCCACGTGGTGGCGGAGGGGGCGGGCGCCGCTTCCGTCGCCGCGGCGCTCAAGGGTGCCGCGGACGCGCGGCGGGTGGTGTGCGTCGTCTCGGGCGGCAACATCGACCCGGCGAAGCTCGCCCGGATCCTCGTGGGCGAGCTGCCGTAG
- a CDS encoding ornithine cyclodeaminase family protein, whose protein sequence is MDILVLSQAEVQALLPMPDCMEAVAGALRALSAGNARLPLRTIVSLPDGRGVFGAMPAYVGEPATLGIKVITVFPGNEGSRLDSHQGAVLLFDTADGRLLAVLDASSITAIRTAAASGVATRALAREGPADLALLGAGVQALTHLEAMRVARPLARIRVWSRRAERAQSFARTARERLGEAVEPVERAEDAVRGASLVCTVTSSREPVLRGEWLAPGAHVNAVGASQRAARELDAEAVRRARLFVDRRESALAEAGDFLQARDEGVVGDDHIVAELGEVLLGGDPGRRSPEEITLFESVGVAVEDLAAARLVFARATADGTGTRLELGGERRGD, encoded by the coding sequence ATGGACATCCTCGTACTCTCCCAGGCAGAGGTCCAGGCACTGCTTCCGATGCCCGACTGCATGGAGGCGGTTGCCGGCGCATTGCGGGCGCTCTCCGCCGGCAACGCGCGGCTGCCGCTCCGCACCATCGTGTCGCTCCCGGACGGCCGCGGCGTGTTCGGCGCGATGCCCGCCTATGTCGGGGAGCCCGCGACGCTCGGGATCAAGGTGATCACCGTCTTTCCCGGGAACGAGGGGTCGCGGCTGGACTCCCACCAGGGGGCGGTGCTGCTCTTCGATACCGCCGACGGCCGCCTGCTGGCGGTGCTCGACGCCAGTTCCATCACGGCCATCCGCACCGCCGCCGCCTCGGGGGTCGCGACGCGGGCGCTGGCGCGCGAGGGCCCGGCCGACCTCGCGCTGCTGGGGGCGGGAGTGCAGGCGCTGACGCACCTGGAGGCGATGCGCGTGGCGCGGCCGCTGGCCCGCATCCGCGTCTGGAGCCGCCGCGCCGAGCGGGCGCAGAGCTTCGCCCGGACCGCGCGCGAGCGCCTGGGCGAGGCGGTGGAACCGGTCGAACGGGCGGAAGACGCGGTGCGTGGTGCTTCGCTGGTGTGCACCGTCACCTCGTCCCGTGAGCCGGTGCTGCGCGGGGAGTGGCTGGCGCCGGGAGCGCACGTGAACGCGGTGGGAGCCAGCCAGCGGGCGGCGCGCGAGCTCGACGCCGAGGCGGTGCGCCGGGCCCGGCTCTTCGTGGACCGGCGCGAGTCGGCGCTGGCCGAGGCCGGCGACTTCCTCCAGGCCCGCGACGAGGGCGTGGTGGGGGACGACCACATCGTCGCCGAGCTCGGCGAGGTCCTGCTCGGCGGCGACCCGGGGCGGCGGTCGCCGGAGGAGATCACCCTCTTCGAGTCCGTGGGAGTGGCCGTGGAGGACCTCGCGGCCGCACGCCTGGTCTTCGCGCGGGCGACCGCCGACGGCACCGGGACACGCCTCGAGCTGGGTGGCGAGCGGCGCGGCGACTGA